In a genomic window of Primulina huaijiensis isolate GDHJ02 chromosome 10, ASM1229523v2, whole genome shotgun sequence:
- the LOC140986008 gene encoding cleavage and polyadenylation specificity factor subunit 1 isoform X2 has translation MKHVKDFIFLHGYIEPVVVILHEQELTWAGRVSWKHHTCMITALSINTTLKQHPLIWSANNLPHDAYKILAVPSPIGGVLVIAANTIHYHSQSTSCFLALNNFAVPFDGSQEMPRPSFITELDAANATWLTNDVAMFSTKTGELLLLTLVYDGRIVQRLELSKSRASVLTSDITTIGSSLFFLGSRLGDSLLVQYNSEVGTPAPATGLKEEVGDIETDAPLAKRLRRSPSDALKDIANNEELSLFGSSPNNSQLAQKTFSFAVRDSLLNVGPLKDFSYGLRISADPNATGSAKQSNYELVCCSGHGKNGSLSVLQQSIRPETITQESLPGCKGIWTVYHKNLRSDSSKGAAYEDEYHAYLIISLENRTMVLQTANNLEEVTENVDYYVQGSTVAAGNLFERRRVIQIFARGARILDGAFMTQDLTFKTSNSEAGAGSEGTTVSSVFIADPYVLLRMTDGSIQLLVGDPSTCTVSVIIPPAFESSDKLVSACTLYQDKGPEAWLRKTSTDAWLGTGIGEGIDGTDGMMHDQGDVYCVLCYENGNLEIFDLPNFNSVFSVDKFVSGKGHIVDSFFHDPVNDPVKLMKKNSEANRDGRKEANHGIQVVELSMQRWASDHSRPFLFGILSDGSILCYHAYIYEGSENAPALNDVYCQNSISRSSISSSRLRNLRFVRVFLDTYAREESKSGIASQRINIFKNVSGVQGLFLSGTRPAWFMIFRERIRIHPQLCDGPIGAFTVLHNVNCNHGFIYITSQGALKICQLSALSSYDNYWPVQKVSLKGTPHQITYFAEKNLYPVIVSVPMLKPLNQVIQSLIDQEVGNQFENDNLNFEGTYPVEEFEVRIMEAEKSSGPWQTKATIPMQSSENALTVRVVTLYNTTTQENETLLAVGTAFVQGEDVAARGRVLLFSVDKNSDGGQAMVSEVYSKELKGAISALASLQGHLLIASGPKIILHKWTGLELNGVAFFDVPPLYVVSLNIVKNFILLGDVHKSIYFLSWKEQGSQLNLLAKDFGSLDCLATEFLIDGSTLSLTVSDEQKNVQIFYYAPKQSESWKGQKLLSRSEFHVGAHITKFLRLQLLPTSADRTSTGSDKTNRFGLLFGTLDGSIGCIAPLDELTFRRLQSLQKKLVDAVSHVAGLNPRSFRHFCSYGKAHRPGPDSIVDCELLSHYEMLPLEEQAGIAQQIGTTRTQIMSNLNDLTLGTSFL, from the exons ATGAAgcatgttaaagattttatatttttacatG GTTACATTGAGCCTGTTGTGGTTATTCTACATGAGCAGGAGCTTACTTGGGCTGGTCGTGTATCATGGAAACATCACACTTGTATGATAACTGCGCTTAGTATCAATACAACTTTAAAGCAGCATCCACTCATATGGTCAGCCAAT aATCTTCCACATGATGCATACAAGATCCTTGCTGTTCCATCTCCCATAGGGGGAGTACTTGTGATTGCTGCTAATACAATTCATTATCATAGCCAG TCTACATCATGCTTCTTAGCATTGAACAATTTTGCCGTGCCTTTTGATGGGAG TCAAGAGATGCCTAGACCTAGTTTCATTACAGAGCTTGATGCTGCCAATGCAACATGGTTAACAAATGATGTTGCCATGTTCTCGACAAAAACTGGGGAACTGCTTTTGCTTACTCTTGTTTATGATGGAAG AATTGTTCAGAGGCTCGAACTTTCCAAGTCAAGAGCTTCTGTACTTACTTCG GATATTACAACAATTGGAAGCTCACTCTTCTTCCTGGGCAGTCGTTTGGGTGATAGTTTGCTAGTGCAATATAATTCTGAAGTGGGAACTCCTGCTCCAGCTACTGGTTTGAAGGAAGAG gTTGGGGATATAGAAACTGATGCACCTTTAGCAAAGAGGTTGCGGAGGTCTCCCTCTGATGCATTGAAGGATATAGCCAATAATGAGGAACTTTCTTTATTTGGCTCAAGCCCAAATAATTCTCAGCTAGCTCAG AAAACTTTCTCATTCGCCGTGAGGGATTCATTGCTTAATGTTGGTCCATTGAAAGATTTCTCTTATGGTTTGAGAATTAGCGCTGACCCAAATGCGACAGGAAGTGCGAAGCAGAGTAATTATGAACTG GTGTGCTGTTCTGGACACGGAAAGAATGGTTCTCTCAGTGTGCTTCAACAATCAATTCGCCCAGAAACCATAACTCAG GAATCACTACCCGGTTGCAAAGGGATTTGGACAGTTTACCACAAGAATTTACGCAGTGATTCCTCAAAGGGAGCAGCTTATGAAGATGAATATCATGCATATTTGATAATTAGTTTGGAAAACCGTACAATG GTACTACAAACAGCTAACAACCTTGAGGAGGTTACTGAAAATGTTGACTACTATGTTCAAGGAAGTACAGTTGCAGCAGGAAATTTGTTTGAAAG ACGTCGAGTTATCCAAATCTTTGCTCGTGGTGCTCGGATCCTTGATGGCGCTTTCATGACTCAAGATTTGACATTTAAAACTTCCAACTCGGAAGCTGGTGCAGGTTCTGAAGGCACAACTGTGTCATCGGTTTTCATTGCTGATCCTTATGTGTTGCTGAGAATGACTGATGGAAGTATTCAGCTTCTTGTTGGAG ATCCCTCCACATGCACAGTTTCTGTCATTATTCCACCTGCATTTGAAAGCTCGGATAAGTTGGTGTCTGCTTGTACACTCTATCAAGATAAAGGACCTGAAGCATGGCTCCGGAAGACGAGTACAGATGCTTGGCTTGGTACTGGCATTGGGGAGGGTATTGATGGAACGGATGGTATGATGCATGATCAGGGTGACGTATACTGTGTTCTGTGCTATGAAAATGGAAATCTTGAGATATTTGATTTGCCCAATTTCAACAGTGTTTTCTCTGTTGACAAATTTGTTTCTGGAAAGGGTCACATTGTGGACTCATTTTTTCACGATCCGGTGAATGATCCTGTGAaactcatgaaaaaaaattctgaaGCCAATAGAGATGGTAGGAAAGAAGCGAATCATGGTATACAGGTTGTTGAGCTGTCCATGCAAAGATGGGCTTCTGATCATAGCCGTCCCTTTCTATTTGGAATATTGTCCGATGGGAGTATTCTATGTTATCATGCTTATATTTATGAAGGTTCAGAAAATGCTCCCGCACTTAACGATGTTTATTGTCAGAATTCTATTAGTCGCAGCAGTATAAGTTCGTCTAGGCTTAGAAATCTACGTTTTGTCCGAGTTTTCTTGGACACTTATGCACGAGAGGAGTCAAAATCAGGGATCGCATCTCAACGTATAAACATTTTCAAGAATGTCAGTGGTGTACAGGGTTTATTCCTCTCCGGGACAAGGCCAGCTTGGTTCATGATATTCAGGGAGCGCATACGGATTCATCCACAG TTGTGTGACGGACCAATAGGTGCCTTCACTGTTCTTCACAATGTCAACTGCAATCATGGGTTTATATACATAACTTCACAG GGCGCTTTAAAAATATGCCAACTTTCAGCTTTATCATCCTATGACAATTATTGGCCAGTGCAGAAG GTATCACTTAAGGGAACGCCACATCAAATAACTTACTTTGCTGAGAAAAATTTGTACCCGGTTATAGTTTCTGTTCCA ATGCTAAAGCCACTTAATCAAGTCATTCAGTCTCTGATTGATCAAGAAGTTGGAAATCAATTTGAAAAtgataatttgaattttgaggGGACCTATCCTGTGGAAGAATTTGAGGTACGGATAATGGAAGCTGAAAAATCCAGTGGGCCCTGGCAAACAAAGGCTACAATTCCCATGCAAAGCTCCGAAAATGCTTTAACTGTACGAGTTGTCACATTATAT AATACTACAACACAAGAAAATGAGACGCTGTTGGCAGTTGGAACTGCTTTTGTGCAAGGGGAAGATGTAGCAGCTAGAGGACGTGTACTTTTATTTTCTGTTGACAAGAATTCGGACGGCGGTCAAGCTATG GTTTCAGAAGTTTACTCTAAAGAATTGAAAGGTGCTATATCTGCTTTGGCATCACTTCAAGGTCATCTGTTGATAGCGTCAGGCCCCAAAATTATTCTGCACAAGTGGACGGGTCTTGAGTTAAATGGGGTTGCCTTCTTTGATGTCCCACCTCTTTATGTCGTGAGCCTAAACATT GTGAAAAATTTTATTCTTCTTGGAGATGTTCACAAAAGCATATACTTTCTTAGTTGGAAAGAACAAGGGTCTCAACTTAATTTATTGGCAAAGGATTTTGGCTCGCTTGATTGTTTAGCGACTGAGTTTCTGATAGATGGAAGCACTCTCAGCCTCACAGTTTCAGATGAGCAGAAGAATGTTCAG ATATTCTATTATGCCCCAAAGCAGTCAGAAAGCTGGAAAGGACAGAAACTTCTATCAAGGTCTGAATTCCATGTTGGTGCACATATCACCAAGTTTTTGCGGCTGCAGCTGCTTCCTACATCGGCTGATCGAACAAGTACTGGATCTGATAAGACCAACCGCTTCGGTCTACTTTTCGGCACCTTGGATGGCAGCATTGGCTGTATTGCACCTCTCGATGAGCTGACGTTTCGTAGGCTGCAGTCACTGCAGAAAAAGCTTGTGGATGCTGTTTCCCATGTTGCTGGACTAAATCCGAGGTCTTTCCGCCACTTCTGTTCATATGGAAAGGCTCATCGGCCTGGTCCAGACAGCATTGTTGACTGCGAGCTGCTTTCCCA TTACGAGATGCTCCCACTGGAAGAGCAGGCGGGTATTGCTCAACAAATTGGAACAACACGGACTCAGATCATGTCCAACTTGAATGATCTCACTCTTGGAACAAGCTTTCTTTGA
- the LOC140986826 gene encoding uncharacterized protein, with protein sequence MAERQTFKTERKRDRQSISVPYLWEERPGTPKRDWKSTPRPIKPVEVPVKLVVSVPFCWEEKPGTPLQLLLPPPPGSYNLDHDGGEYRGVDEQHDSDQMDVLSDSELETCSFETDESLDSAPSLLANCLIPTLEITHAVLVDKTPLPRKVVDNRQLQSSGSPVSDTESTASSYETGSTSLVGDSFLELLFPLLVPGSNSANEAKIPENDTLPAADGRCTELTCERNGASQVRRPLLTLGEMMVMSRRRSYQRKVINMRKQTSMDFMKRNAFGCGIFGVGNGIGVLQKKWKKHLQLKS encoded by the exons ATGGCAGAGAGACAAACCTTCAAGACTGAGAGGAAAAGAGATAGACAGTCCATTTCTGTTCCATATCTGTGGGAAGAGAGACCGGGGACACCGAAAAGAGATTGGAAATCAACTCCTCGACCAATTAAGCCCGTGGAAGTGCCCGTTAAGCTCGTCGTATCGGTCCCCTTTTGTTGGGAAGAGAAGCCTGGGACACCACTCCAGCTGCTTTTGCCACCACCCCCTGGAAGCTACAACTTGGATCATGATGGTGGGGAATACAGAGGGGTTGATGAACAACATGATTCTGATCAAATGGATGTCTTGTCTGACTCGGAGCTCGAAACGTGTAGTTTCGAAACGGACGAGTCCTTAGACTCAGCTCCTTCCCTTCTGGCAAATTGCCTGATACCAACCTTGGAAATCACCCACGCTGTTCTTGTTGATAAAACACCGCTTCCACGAAAAGTCGTCGACAACCGACAGCTGCAAAGCTCGGGTTCACCTGTTTCTGATACAGAGAGTACTGCTAGCAGCTATGAAACAGGATCCACAAGCTTGGTCGGGGATTCTTTCTTGGAGTTGCTGTTTCCTCTACTTGTCCCAGGTTCAAATTCAGCCAACGAAGCAAAAATACCCGAAAACGATACACTTCCCGCTGCGGATGGACGGTGCACAGAACTCACATGTGAAAGAAACGGCGCCAGCCAGGTTAGAAGACCACTGCTGACCCTCGGAGAGATGATGGTGATGAGCCGAAGAAGAAGCTACCAAAGGAAAGTAATAAACATGCGTAAACAGACATCAATG GACTTTATGAAGAGGAACGCTTTTGGATGTGGGATCTTTGGAGTTGGCAATGGCATTGGTGTATTGCAAAAGAAGTGGAAAAAGCACTTGCAATTAAAAAGCTGA
- the LOC140986008 gene encoding cleavage and polyadenylation specificity factor subunit 1 isoform X1: MSFAAYKMMHHATGIEHCASGFISQSAADATPRAPELPGDGLDSEWPSSTKLIGPVPNLITVAANVLEVYTVRIQEESANLMSSKPAKRGGVLAGVSGASLELVCHYRLHGNVESLGVLTNGGVNEGRRRDSIILTFRDAKFSVLEFDDSLHGLRTSSMHCFEGPDWLHLKKGRECFSTGPLVKVDPLGRCSAVLVYGLQMIVLKTAEASSGLAVEDNTFNSGPGASRIESSYVVGLRDLDMKHVKDFIFLHGYIEPVVVILHEQELTWAGRVSWKHHTCMITALSINTTLKQHPLIWSANNLPHDAYKILAVPSPIGGVLVIAANTIHYHSQSTSCFLALNNFAVPFDGSQEMPRPSFITELDAANATWLTNDVAMFSTKTGELLLLTLVYDGRIVQRLELSKSRASVLTSDITTIGSSLFFLGSRLGDSLLVQYNSEVGTPAPATGLKEEVGDIETDAPLAKRLRRSPSDALKDIANNEELSLFGSSPNNSQLAQKTFSFAVRDSLLNVGPLKDFSYGLRISADPNATGSAKQSNYELVCCSGHGKNGSLSVLQQSIRPETITQESLPGCKGIWTVYHKNLRSDSSKGAAYEDEYHAYLIISLENRTMVLQTANNLEEVTENVDYYVQGSTVAAGNLFERRRVIQIFARGARILDGAFMTQDLTFKTSNSEAGAGSEGTTVSSVFIADPYVLLRMTDGSIQLLVGDPSTCTVSVIIPPAFESSDKLVSACTLYQDKGPEAWLRKTSTDAWLGTGIGEGIDGTDGMMHDQGDVYCVLCYENGNLEIFDLPNFNSVFSVDKFVSGKGHIVDSFFHDPVNDPVKLMKKNSEANRDGRKEANHGIQVVELSMQRWASDHSRPFLFGILSDGSILCYHAYIYEGSENAPALNDVYCQNSISRSSISSSRLRNLRFVRVFLDTYAREESKSGIASQRINIFKNVSGVQGLFLSGTRPAWFMIFRERIRIHPQLCDGPIGAFTVLHNVNCNHGFIYITSQGALKICQLSALSSYDNYWPVQKVSLKGTPHQITYFAEKNLYPVIVSVPMLKPLNQVIQSLIDQEVGNQFENDNLNFEGTYPVEEFEVRIMEAEKSSGPWQTKATIPMQSSENALTVRVVTLYNTTTQENETLLAVGTAFVQGEDVAARGRVLLFSVDKNSDGGQAMVSEVYSKELKGAISALASLQGHLLIASGPKIILHKWTGLELNGVAFFDVPPLYVVSLNIVKNFILLGDVHKSIYFLSWKEQGSQLNLLAKDFGSLDCLATEFLIDGSTLSLTVSDEQKNVQIFYYAPKQSESWKGQKLLSRSEFHVGAHITKFLRLQLLPTSADRTSTGSDKTNRFGLLFGTLDGSIGCIAPLDELTFRRLQSLQKKLVDAVSHVAGLNPRSFRHFCSYGKAHRPGPDSIVDCELLSHYEMLPLEEQAGIAQQIGTTRTQIMSNLNDLTLGTSFL, from the exons ATGAGCTTCGCTGCGTACAAGATGATGCACCATGCCACCGGCATCGAGCACTGCGCCTCCGGGTTCATCAGCCAATCGGCCGCCGATGCCACTCCACGAGCCCCTGAACTACCGGGTGATGGGCTGGACTCCGAGTGGCCATCCTCCACCAAGCTTATTGGCCCTGTTCCTAACCTCATCACTGTCGCTGCCAACGTCCTTGAAGTCTACACCGTCAGAATTCAGGAGGAATCCGCTAACCTCATGAGCTCCAAACCGGCCAAACGTGGCGGTGTCTTGGCGGGCGTATCTGGTGCCTCCCTCGAGCTCGTCTGCCATTACAG ATTGCATGGCAATGTGGAGTCATTAGGGGTGTTAACAAATGGAGGTGTTAATGAAGGAAGGAGGAGAGATTCAATTATATTGACTTTTCGAGATGCAAAATTTTCAGTTTTGGAGTTTGATGATTCTTTACACGGGCTTCGCACCAG TTCTATGCATTGTTTCGAGGGTCCGGATTGGCTGCACTTGAAAAAAGGCAGAGAATGTTTTAGCACAGGCCCACTAGTAAAAGTTGATCCACTGGGAAGGTGTTCCGCTGTTCTTGTTTATGGACTACAGATGATAGTTCTCAAGACAGCTGAG GCCAGTTCTGGTTTGGCTGTGGAGGACAATACTTTTAATTCAGGGCCTGGTGCATCTCGAATTGAGTCATCCTACGTTGTTGGTCTGCGAGATCTTGACATGAAgcatgttaaagattttatatttttacatG GTTACATTGAGCCTGTTGTGGTTATTCTACATGAGCAGGAGCTTACTTGGGCTGGTCGTGTATCATGGAAACATCACACTTGTATGATAACTGCGCTTAGTATCAATACAACTTTAAAGCAGCATCCACTCATATGGTCAGCCAAT aATCTTCCACATGATGCATACAAGATCCTTGCTGTTCCATCTCCCATAGGGGGAGTACTTGTGATTGCTGCTAATACAATTCATTATCATAGCCAG TCTACATCATGCTTCTTAGCATTGAACAATTTTGCCGTGCCTTTTGATGGGAG TCAAGAGATGCCTAGACCTAGTTTCATTACAGAGCTTGATGCTGCCAATGCAACATGGTTAACAAATGATGTTGCCATGTTCTCGACAAAAACTGGGGAACTGCTTTTGCTTACTCTTGTTTATGATGGAAG AATTGTTCAGAGGCTCGAACTTTCCAAGTCAAGAGCTTCTGTACTTACTTCG GATATTACAACAATTGGAAGCTCACTCTTCTTCCTGGGCAGTCGTTTGGGTGATAGTTTGCTAGTGCAATATAATTCTGAAGTGGGAACTCCTGCTCCAGCTACTGGTTTGAAGGAAGAG gTTGGGGATATAGAAACTGATGCACCTTTAGCAAAGAGGTTGCGGAGGTCTCCCTCTGATGCATTGAAGGATATAGCCAATAATGAGGAACTTTCTTTATTTGGCTCAAGCCCAAATAATTCTCAGCTAGCTCAG AAAACTTTCTCATTCGCCGTGAGGGATTCATTGCTTAATGTTGGTCCATTGAAAGATTTCTCTTATGGTTTGAGAATTAGCGCTGACCCAAATGCGACAGGAAGTGCGAAGCAGAGTAATTATGAACTG GTGTGCTGTTCTGGACACGGAAAGAATGGTTCTCTCAGTGTGCTTCAACAATCAATTCGCCCAGAAACCATAACTCAG GAATCACTACCCGGTTGCAAAGGGATTTGGACAGTTTACCACAAGAATTTACGCAGTGATTCCTCAAAGGGAGCAGCTTATGAAGATGAATATCATGCATATTTGATAATTAGTTTGGAAAACCGTACAATG GTACTACAAACAGCTAACAACCTTGAGGAGGTTACTGAAAATGTTGACTACTATGTTCAAGGAAGTACAGTTGCAGCAGGAAATTTGTTTGAAAG ACGTCGAGTTATCCAAATCTTTGCTCGTGGTGCTCGGATCCTTGATGGCGCTTTCATGACTCAAGATTTGACATTTAAAACTTCCAACTCGGAAGCTGGTGCAGGTTCTGAAGGCACAACTGTGTCATCGGTTTTCATTGCTGATCCTTATGTGTTGCTGAGAATGACTGATGGAAGTATTCAGCTTCTTGTTGGAG ATCCCTCCACATGCACAGTTTCTGTCATTATTCCACCTGCATTTGAAAGCTCGGATAAGTTGGTGTCTGCTTGTACACTCTATCAAGATAAAGGACCTGAAGCATGGCTCCGGAAGACGAGTACAGATGCTTGGCTTGGTACTGGCATTGGGGAGGGTATTGATGGAACGGATGGTATGATGCATGATCAGGGTGACGTATACTGTGTTCTGTGCTATGAAAATGGAAATCTTGAGATATTTGATTTGCCCAATTTCAACAGTGTTTTCTCTGTTGACAAATTTGTTTCTGGAAAGGGTCACATTGTGGACTCATTTTTTCACGATCCGGTGAATGATCCTGTGAaactcatgaaaaaaaattctgaaGCCAATAGAGATGGTAGGAAAGAAGCGAATCATGGTATACAGGTTGTTGAGCTGTCCATGCAAAGATGGGCTTCTGATCATAGCCGTCCCTTTCTATTTGGAATATTGTCCGATGGGAGTATTCTATGTTATCATGCTTATATTTATGAAGGTTCAGAAAATGCTCCCGCACTTAACGATGTTTATTGTCAGAATTCTATTAGTCGCAGCAGTATAAGTTCGTCTAGGCTTAGAAATCTACGTTTTGTCCGAGTTTTCTTGGACACTTATGCACGAGAGGAGTCAAAATCAGGGATCGCATCTCAACGTATAAACATTTTCAAGAATGTCAGTGGTGTACAGGGTTTATTCCTCTCCGGGACAAGGCCAGCTTGGTTCATGATATTCAGGGAGCGCATACGGATTCATCCACAG TTGTGTGACGGACCAATAGGTGCCTTCACTGTTCTTCACAATGTCAACTGCAATCATGGGTTTATATACATAACTTCACAG GGCGCTTTAAAAATATGCCAACTTTCAGCTTTATCATCCTATGACAATTATTGGCCAGTGCAGAAG GTATCACTTAAGGGAACGCCACATCAAATAACTTACTTTGCTGAGAAAAATTTGTACCCGGTTATAGTTTCTGTTCCA ATGCTAAAGCCACTTAATCAAGTCATTCAGTCTCTGATTGATCAAGAAGTTGGAAATCAATTTGAAAAtgataatttgaattttgaggGGACCTATCCTGTGGAAGAATTTGAGGTACGGATAATGGAAGCTGAAAAATCCAGTGGGCCCTGGCAAACAAAGGCTACAATTCCCATGCAAAGCTCCGAAAATGCTTTAACTGTACGAGTTGTCACATTATAT AATACTACAACACAAGAAAATGAGACGCTGTTGGCAGTTGGAACTGCTTTTGTGCAAGGGGAAGATGTAGCAGCTAGAGGACGTGTACTTTTATTTTCTGTTGACAAGAATTCGGACGGCGGTCAAGCTATG GTTTCAGAAGTTTACTCTAAAGAATTGAAAGGTGCTATATCTGCTTTGGCATCACTTCAAGGTCATCTGTTGATAGCGTCAGGCCCCAAAATTATTCTGCACAAGTGGACGGGTCTTGAGTTAAATGGGGTTGCCTTCTTTGATGTCCCACCTCTTTATGTCGTGAGCCTAAACATT GTGAAAAATTTTATTCTTCTTGGAGATGTTCACAAAAGCATATACTTTCTTAGTTGGAAAGAACAAGGGTCTCAACTTAATTTATTGGCAAAGGATTTTGGCTCGCTTGATTGTTTAGCGACTGAGTTTCTGATAGATGGAAGCACTCTCAGCCTCACAGTTTCAGATGAGCAGAAGAATGTTCAG ATATTCTATTATGCCCCAAAGCAGTCAGAAAGCTGGAAAGGACAGAAACTTCTATCAAGGTCTGAATTCCATGTTGGTGCACATATCACCAAGTTTTTGCGGCTGCAGCTGCTTCCTACATCGGCTGATCGAACAAGTACTGGATCTGATAAGACCAACCGCTTCGGTCTACTTTTCGGCACCTTGGATGGCAGCATTGGCTGTATTGCACCTCTCGATGAGCTGACGTTTCGTAGGCTGCAGTCACTGCAGAAAAAGCTTGTGGATGCTGTTTCCCATGTTGCTGGACTAAATCCGAGGTCTTTCCGCCACTTCTGTTCATATGGAAAGGCTCATCGGCCTGGTCCAGACAGCATTGTTGACTGCGAGCTGCTTTCCCA TTACGAGATGCTCCCACTGGAAGAGCAGGCGGGTATTGCTCAACAAATTGGAACAACACGGACTCAGATCATGTCCAACTTGAATGATCTCACTCTTGGAACAAGCTTTCTTTGA
- the LOC140986636 gene encoding uncharacterized protein isoform X2, protein MAKEVWDHLARLYTQSNFVKQYQLESDIRTLQQNDMTIQEFYSAMTNLWDLLALIESAELPAFEPCISRREAQCLVQFLMALQNDFKGLRRTILHHSPLPSVDLVVNELLAKEIQLKSKVDKVPVTPTTPSVFAAPQQSPPSNQNKPAPKVSSDECALCKGKGHWKAQCPKLLSKGKKQQQQRPPQQQRPPQTAPWPYRPPQSNNAVAAPSLDPYMFEQFQRFLTSQSHAMSASSPKGPAIS, encoded by the exons ATGGCTAAAGAGGTATGGGATCATCTGGCTAGATTATACACGCAGTCTAATTTCGTCAAACAGTATCAATTGGAGTCAGATATTCGCACACTTCAGCAGAATGATATGACTATTCAAGAGTTTTATTCTGCCATGACTAATCTCTGGGATCTGTTGGCTCTCATTGAGTCTGCAGAGCTGCCAGCATTTGAACCGTGTATTTCTCGTAGAGAAGCACAATGTCTGGTACAGTTTTTGATGGCCCTTCAGAATGATTTCAAGGGATTGCGTAGGACAATTCTACATCATTCTCCTCTTCCATCTGTTGATTTAGTGGTCAATGAACTGTTAGCAAAGGAGATTCAGCTTAAGTCTAAGGTAGATAAGGTGCCTGTCACACCTACGACTCCATCCGTCTTTGCTGCTCCTCAACAGTCTCCGCCTAGCAACCAAAACAAACCAGCTCCTAAGGTCTCTTCGGATGAATGTGCTCTCTGCAAGGGGAAAGGTCATTGGAAGGCTCAGTGTCCAAAATTGCTCAGTAAAGGCAAGAAACAGCAGCAACAACGACCACCGCAACAACAACGCCCGCCGCAGACTGCTCCATGGCCATATCGCCCACCTCAATCCAACAATGCAGTTGCTGCCCCATCTTTGGATCCATATATGTTCGAGCAGTTTCAGCGGTTCCTTACTTCACAGTCTCATGCCATGTCAGCCTCCTCTCCTAAAG GACCCGCAATCTCATAA
- the LOC140986636 gene encoding uncharacterized protein isoform X1 encodes MAKEVWDHLARLYTQSNFVKQYQLESDIRTLQQNDMTIQEFYSAMTNLWDLLALIESAELPAFEPCISRREAQCLVQFLMALQNDFKGLRRTILHHSPLPSVDLVVNELLAKEIQLKSKVDKVPVTPTTPSVFAAPQQSPPSNQNKPAPKVSSDECALCKGKGHWKAQCPKLLSKGKKQQQQRPPQQQRPPQTAPWPYRPPQSNNAVAAPSLDPYMFEQFQRFLTSQSHAMSASSPKGLSLSANSGPAIS; translated from the exons ATGGCTAAAGAGGTATGGGATCATCTGGCTAGATTATACACGCAGTCTAATTTCGTCAAACAGTATCAATTGGAGTCAGATATTCGCACACTTCAGCAGAATGATATGACTATTCAAGAGTTTTATTCTGCCATGACTAATCTCTGGGATCTGTTGGCTCTCATTGAGTCTGCAGAGCTGCCAGCATTTGAACCGTGTATTTCTCGTAGAGAAGCACAATGTCTGGTACAGTTTTTGATGGCCCTTCAGAATGATTTCAAGGGATTGCGTAGGACAATTCTACATCATTCTCCTCTTCCATCTGTTGATTTAGTGGTCAATGAACTGTTAGCAAAGGAGATTCAGCTTAAGTCTAAGGTAGATAAGGTGCCTGTCACACCTACGACTCCATCCGTCTTTGCTGCTCCTCAACAGTCTCCGCCTAGCAACCAAAACAAACCAGCTCCTAAGGTCTCTTCGGATGAATGTGCTCTCTGCAAGGGGAAAGGTCATTGGAAGGCTCAGTGTCCAAAATTGCTCAGTAAAGGCAAGAAACAGCAGCAACAACGACCACCGCAACAACAACGCCCGCCGCAGACTGCTCCATGGCCATATCGCCCACCTCAATCCAACAATGCAGTTGCTGCCCCATCTTTGGATCCATATATGTTCGAGCAGTTTCAGCGGTTCCTTACTTCACAGTCTCATGCCATGTCAGCCTCCTCTCCTAAAGGTTTGTCTTTGTCTGCTAATTCAG GACCCGCAATCTCATAA